The following are encoded in a window of Platichthys flesus chromosome 11, fPlaFle2.1, whole genome shotgun sequence genomic DNA:
- the LOC133965475 gene encoding uncharacterized protein LOC133965475 isoform X3, producing the protein MKTGSTSTLILLEMIYVTLLPEQLPLSSGEVSAIVIAVILLVGSMAAITYFFFIRRCDSSVSHSVFSDTGGTVMDVSKSSGIERAEDVVYSGVKLKPLRGETTSSNDEHRRPSNADVTYADVMILGRKPK; encoded by the exons ATGAAAACCGGCAGCACATCAACTCTCATACTGCTGGAGATGATCTACGTCACGTTGCTCCCAG AACAGCTGCCATTATCATCAGGGGAGGTGTCCGCTATAGTGATTGCTGTCATACTGCTGGTGGGGAGCATGGCAGCCATAACGTATTTCTTCTTCatcagaag GTGTGACTCTTCAGTCAGCCACAGTGTCTTCAGTg ACACAGGTGGGACAGTGATGGATGTGTCCAAGTCATCTGGCATTGAAAGAGCTGAG GACGTGGTCTACTCTGGAGTCAAGCTCAAACCACTGAGAGGCGAGACGACCTCGAGCAACGACGAACACAGGAGGCCATCGAACGCAGACGTGACATACGCAGATGTTATGATTTTGGGTCGGAAGCCAAAATGA
- the LOC133965475 gene encoding nectin-3-like protein isoform X2, whose translation MKTGSTSTLILLEMIYVTLLPALNAQTVSVLPVVTGYLRHDVTLPCHFIKASVNDTVTQVQWNQLEPEEKTIVVFKPPSDLNIPVPALKEKVELTEQSLIIKAVELEDAGLYRCVLSTFPSGSFEGTTKLIVREQLPLSSGEVSAIVIAVILLVGSMAAITYFFFIRRCDSSVSHSVFSGGTVMDVSKSSGIERAEDVVYSGVKLKPLRGETTSSNDEHRRPSNADVTYADVMILGRKPK comes from the exons ATGAAAACCGGCAGCACATCAACTCTCATACTGCTGGAGATGATCTACGTCACGTTGCTCCCAG CTCTGAATGCACAAACAGTCAGTGTCCTGCCCGTGGTGACTGGATATCTCAGGCATGATGTAACCCTGCCATGCCACTTCATCAAAGCATCAGTAAATGACACTGTAACTCAGGTTCAGTGGAATCAGCTTGAACCAGAGGAAAAGACTATCGTTGTATTTAAACCCCCATCTGACTTGAACATCCCTGTTCCTGCTCTGAAAGAGAAGGTGGAACTCACAGAACAGTCGTTAATAATTAAAGCTGTTGAACTGGAGGATGCAGGGCTGTACAGGTGTGTCCTTTCAACCTTCCCCAGTGGTTCATTTGAGGGAACGACCAAACTCATTGTTCGAG AACAGCTGCCATTATCATCAGGGGAGGTGTCCGCTATAGTGATTGCTGTCATACTGCTGGTGGGGAGCATGGCAGCCATAACGTATTTCTTCTTCatcagaag GTGTGACTCTTCAGTCAGCCACAGTGTCTTCAGTg GTGGGACAGTGATGGATGTGTCCAAGTCATCTGGCATTGAAAGAGCTGAG GACGTGGTCTACTCTGGAGTCAAGCTCAAACCACTGAGAGGCGAGACGACCTCGAGCAACGACGAACACAGGAGGCCATCGAACGCAGACGTGACATACGCAGATGTTATGATTTTGGGTCGGAAGCCAAAATGA
- the LOC133965475 gene encoding nectin-3-like protein isoform X1, producing MKTGSTSTLILLEMIYVTLLPALNAQTVSVLPVVTGYLRHDVTLPCHFIKASVNDTVTQVQWNQLEPEEKTIVVFKPPSDLNIPVPALKEKVELTEQSLIIKAVELEDAGLYRCVLSTFPSGSFEGTTKLIVREQLPLSSGEVSAIVIAVILLVGSMAAITYFFFIRRCDSSVSHSVFSDTGGTVMDVSKSSGIERAEDVVYSGVKLKPLRGETTSSNDEHRRPSNADVTYADVMILGRKPK from the exons ATGAAAACCGGCAGCACATCAACTCTCATACTGCTGGAGATGATCTACGTCACGTTGCTCCCAG CTCTGAATGCACAAACAGTCAGTGTCCTGCCCGTGGTGACTGGATATCTCAGGCATGATGTAACCCTGCCATGCCACTTCATCAAAGCATCAGTAAATGACACTGTAACTCAGGTTCAGTGGAATCAGCTTGAACCAGAGGAAAAGACTATCGTTGTATTTAAACCCCCATCTGACTTGAACATCCCTGTTCCTGCTCTGAAAGAGAAGGTGGAACTCACAGAACAGTCGTTAATAATTAAAGCTGTTGAACTGGAGGATGCAGGGCTGTACAGGTGTGTCCTTTCAACCTTCCCCAGTGGTTCATTTGAGGGAACGACCAAACTCATTGTTCGAG AACAGCTGCCATTATCATCAGGGGAGGTGTCCGCTATAGTGATTGCTGTCATACTGCTGGTGGGGAGCATGGCAGCCATAACGTATTTCTTCTTCatcagaag GTGTGACTCTTCAGTCAGCCACAGTGTCTTCAGTg ACACAGGTGGGACAGTGATGGATGTGTCCAAGTCATCTGGCATTGAAAGAGCTGAG GACGTGGTCTACTCTGGAGTCAAGCTCAAACCACTGAGAGGCGAGACGACCTCGAGCAACGACGAACACAGGAGGCCATCGAACGCAGACGTGACATACGCAGATGTTATGATTTTGGGTCGGAAGCCAAAATGA